In Antechinus flavipes isolate AdamAnt ecotype Samford, QLD, Australia chromosome 3, AdamAnt_v2, whole genome shotgun sequence, a genomic segment contains:
- the LOC127553685 gene encoding mRNA cap guanine-N7 methyltransferase-like, translated as MENSAKMEDCKKIFQDEEASVVSKTELSININEIECSDGKDADSVQESTPKKGKLEFQSDSEVKTASCGEGTPSNTRKLDNEIIPEKRAAAGDEESISRTRKLETDDPKDDTSSCGDGTPAKKRKLEGEDVPIKCKHLEEGHGSTVAAHYNELQEVGLEKRSQSRIFYLRNFNNWIKSVLIGEFLEKVRQKKKSDITVLDLGCGKGGDLLKWKKGRISKLVCTDIADVSIQQCQQRYADMKNHCRDHEYIFSAEFVTADSSKELLMNKLRDPEMSFDICSCQFVYHYSFETYEQADMMLRNACEKLCPGGYFIGTTPNSFELIKRLEASETESFGNEVYTVRFQKKGEYPLFGCKYDFKLEGVVDVPEFLVYFPLLIEMAKKYNMKLVYKKTFLEFYEEKIKNIENKLLLKRMQALEPYPAKENSKLASGNLGDYEHAAKYMKNSQVRLPLGTLSKSEWEATSIYLVFAFEKLP; from the coding sequence ATGGAAAATTCTGCAAAAATGGAGGAttgtaaaaaaatctttcaagatGAAGAGGCATCTGTAGTTTCCAAAACAGAACTCTCTATCAACATTAATGAAATTGAATGCTCTGATGGAAAGGACGCTGACAGTGTTCAGGAAAGTAcaccaaaaaagggaaaactagAGTTTCAGAGTGACTCTGAAGTTAAGACTGCCAGTTGTGGAGAGGGCACTCCATCAAATACAAGAAAGTTGGATAATGAAATTattcctgagaaaagagctgcagCAGGTGACGAAGAGAGTATTTCACGAACGAGAAAGTTAGAAACTGATGATCCAAAAGATGATACTTCTAGTTGTGGAGATGGCACTcctgcaaaaaagagaaaattggaagGTGAAGATGTTCCTATAAAATGCAAGCATTTAGAAGAAGGACATGGCTCAACAGTAGCTGCTCACTACAATGAGCTTCAGGAAGTTGGCTTGGAGAAACGAAGCCAGAGTCGTATTTTTTACCTTCGAAATTTTAATAATTGGATAAAGAGTGTCCTCATTGgagaatttttagaaaaagtGCGGCAGAAAAAGAAGAGTGACATCACTGTATTGGATCTGGGCTGTGGAAAAGGTGGAGATTTACTCAAGTGGAAAAAGGGCAGAATTAGCAAACTAGTTTGTACTGATATTGCTGATGTTTCCATCCAGCAGTGCCAGCAGCGTTATGCTGACATGAAGAATCATTGTCGTGACCATGAGTACATTTTCAGTGCAGAATTTGTAACTGCAGATAGCTCAAAGGAACTCTTGATGAATAAGCTTCGTGATCCAGAGATGTCCTTTGACATTTGCAGTTGTCAGTTTGTGTATCATTATTCATTTGAAACTTATGAACAGGCTGATATGATGCTCAGAAATGCTTGTGAGAAACTTTGCCCTGGAGGATATTTTATTGGCACTACACCAAATAGCTTTGAGCTCATAAAACGCCTTGAGGCATCAGAGACAGAATCATTTGGAAATGAAGTCTACACTGTAAGGTTTCAGAAGAAGGGAGAATATCCTTTATTTGGATGCAAATATGACTTCAAGTTGGAAGGTGTTGTGGATGTTCCagaatttttggtttattttcctttGCTGATTGAAATGGCAAAGAAGTATAACATGAAACTAGTttacaaaaaaacatttttggaattctatgaagaaaagatcaagaatattgaAAACAAACTGCTCCTAAAACGAATGCAAGCATTAGAACCATATCCAGCaaaagagaattccaagcttgCCTCGGGGAACTTGGGTGATTATGAACATGctgcaaaatatatgaaaaatagtcAAGTTAGATTACCTTTGGGGACCTTAAGTAAATCCGAATGGGAAGCTACAAGTATTTACTTGGTTTTTGCATTTGAAAAGTTGCCGTGA